One genomic segment of Candidatus Angelobacter sp. includes these proteins:
- a CDS encoding outer membrane lipoprotein carrier protein LolA encodes MVSLRSHLAKVARTFCLVVFIAFLHERPLASDANPELTAWLNSQTNIQTWSAEIIQTRMLKSLTQPLTATGHVWFAAPDRFRWELGDPPETIAVRRPDQLLVIYPKLKRAEKYPLTGDRPGQWRDTLALLEAGFPRNQSELESRFHVVAQTTTNGVHEVSLQPRSASARRMMPQIRIDFALDDFSLRATELRFADGSIMRTDFTNAVLNPKLDDYIFAPKLESDVKIVEPLKK; translated from the coding sequence ATGGTATCACTTCGTTCCCATCTGGCCAAAGTAGCGCGGACTTTCTGTCTGGTCGTGTTCATCGCTTTTTTGCATGAACGGCCCCTCGCCTCCGACGCGAACCCCGAGCTCACCGCGTGGCTCAACTCGCAAACGAACATTCAAACCTGGTCTGCCGAGATCATCCAGACGCGCATGCTGAAGTCATTAACGCAGCCGCTCACGGCCACCGGCCATGTGTGGTTCGCGGCGCCGGACCGGTTTCGCTGGGAACTGGGCGATCCACCGGAAACTATTGCCGTCCGCCGGCCCGATCAACTGCTGGTGATTTATCCAAAACTGAAACGCGCCGAGAAATACCCGCTCACCGGAGATCGACCCGGCCAGTGGCGCGACACGCTGGCGTTGCTCGAAGCGGGGTTCCCCCGGAATCAAAGCGAATTGGAGTCGCGCTTTCACGTCGTTGCGCAGACCACGACCAACGGCGTCCACGAGGTCAGCCTCCAGCCGAGGTCCGCCTCGGCCCGTCGGATGATGCCACAGATCCGGATTGACTTCGCCCTGGACGATTTTTCCCTTCGAGCGACCGAACTCCGGTTCGCCGACGGCTCGATCATGCGGACCGATTTCACCAACGCGGTGTTGAATCCGAAGCTCGACGACTACATCTTCGCGCCGAAACTGGAGAGTGACGTCAAGATCGTCGAACCGCTGAAAAAATGA
- a CDS encoding MMPL family transporter: AAERLELRAAAAANGFAGNALALTDSILDTWQRAQALTGVFWPTNQMSEWIFEKFVARTPTNFYVLGLLHTAADNSLADTARLESQLPREGVRLSGWELLGSAVLASVKSNLWKLVLLMVGLVLLSLWLAFRRFQEVFLSLSVLLISGLCLLAVMRVAGWSWNLLNLMALPLILGTGVDYSIFMQLALRRHHGDLSMAYRSVGRALLLCGATAVAGFGSLAWSSNAGMSSLGQVCAVGIGGNMLVSVFLLPVWWRTFAGQNSTSKSPTTRSAIRGSPSATPSRFYRTELWLAGIAVARRLSAQTSARISRVLAGAYWTFARARREVVIQNLLPVFDGDRRTAEQRGRVLFHNFAIKLADLFRYESGQSIDQMFGELTGWEHFVAAQSAKRGILLLTPHLGNWEFGAPLLARRGVNLLVITLAEPQGRMTAIRQAARARWGIETLVIGSDPFAFVEIIRRLEAGATVALLMDRPPEASAVLVELFGRTFAASVAAAELARASGCSLLPVYLPRTEKGYAAHILEPVPYDRAALRLREARLALTREIMRAFEPAIRQYPDQWYHFVPIWPK, translated from the coding sequence GGCTGCCGAACGCCTTGAATTGCGCGCCGCCGCCGCCGCCAACGGATTCGCGGGAAACGCGCTTGCGCTGACCGACAGCATACTGGACACGTGGCAGCGCGCACAGGCGCTGACCGGTGTTTTTTGGCCCACCAATCAAATGAGCGAATGGATTTTCGAAAAATTCGTCGCCCGTACTCCGACAAACTTTTACGTCCTCGGACTGCTTCATACCGCCGCTGACAACTCGCTGGCCGATACCGCCCGTCTCGAGTCTCAACTTCCGCGCGAAGGTGTCCGCCTCTCGGGTTGGGAACTTCTGGGCAGCGCGGTTCTCGCCAGTGTAAAGAGCAATTTGTGGAAGCTCGTGTTACTCATGGTGGGCCTTGTGTTACTCTCTTTGTGGCTCGCGTTCCGCAGGTTTCAGGAGGTATTCCTCAGCTTGAGTGTGTTGTTGATCAGCGGCCTTTGTCTCCTCGCGGTCATGCGCGTTGCGGGCTGGTCCTGGAATCTGTTGAATCTGATGGCGCTGCCGCTGATCCTCGGCACTGGAGTTGATTACAGCATTTTCATGCAACTGGCGCTCCGCCGCCATCATGGTGATTTGAGCATGGCCTACCGCTCGGTTGGACGCGCGCTGTTGCTTTGCGGCGCCACGGCCGTCGCCGGTTTTGGCTCGCTGGCCTGGTCGAGCAATGCGGGTATGTCCAGCCTCGGACAGGTATGTGCGGTGGGGATCGGCGGCAATATGCTCGTCTCGGTCTTCCTGCTGCCGGTGTGGTGGAGGACGTTTGCCGGCCAAAATTCGACCAGTAAAAGTCCGACGACACGATCCGCAATTCGCGGTTCTCCGTCCGCCACGCCGTCTCGCTTTTACCGGACCGAACTCTGGCTGGCCGGCATCGCGGTTGCCCGCAGGCTATCCGCCCAAACGTCCGCCCGAATTTCCAGAGTGCTGGCGGGCGCCTATTGGACGTTTGCGCGCGCACGCCGTGAAGTCGTGATCCAGAATCTTCTGCCGGTATTTGACGGCGACCGCCGGACCGCCGAACAGCGTGGTCGCGTTCTCTTCCATAACTTTGCAATCAAGCTTGCCGACCTGTTCCGTTACGAGAGCGGACAATCGATAGACCAAATGTTCGGCGAACTGACCGGATGGGAGCACTTCGTCGCCGCTCAATCGGCAAAACGCGGCATCCTGCTGTTGACACCACATCTCGGCAACTGGGAGTTTGGCGCGCCGTTGCTGGCGCGCCGTGGCGTAAACCTGCTCGTCATCACACTCGCCGAGCCGCAGGGACGCATGACCGCAATCCGTCAGGCCGCGCGCGCGCGGTGGGGAATCGAAACGCTCGTGATCGGCAGCGATCCCTTCGCCTTTGTTGAAATAATCCGCCGGCTGGAGGCTGGCGCGACAGTCGCCCTGCTGATGGACCGCCCGCCGGAAGCGAGCGCAGTGCTGGTGGAATTGTTCGGCAGGACATTTGCCGCCTCGGTTGCCGCCGCCGAACTCGCACGCGCCTCGGGATGCTCGCTCCTGCCCGTTTATCTGCCGCGCACGGAAAAAGGTTACGCCGCGCACATCCTGGAGCCGGTTCCTTACGACCGCGCCGCTTTGCGCTTGCGCGAGGCGCGCCTCGCGCTGACGCGGGAAATCATGCGTGCTTTTGAACCCGCCATTCGCCAATATCCCGACCAATGGTATCACTTCGTTCCCATCTGGCCAAAGTAG
- a CDS encoding response regulator, whose translation MNTRRILVVEDDDLQYEIYEEALGRYELMRVNTASEALKSIARTPPNLIILDHILGKGELGLDYLAEFKELLPHVPIIVVSGALEAHQQIHALQGPRRAHYCITKPVDLNELRRTVETALAECGEAEVVRQFEALERSRRVDVEDLLSRSTDRLSRQTQIRQMLARAGERPNISALSRQFKVARRTIIRDLQELIRRGELGAEVYPKWQSEEDDGED comes from the coding sequence ATGAACACCCGTCGGATTTTGGTCGTCGAAGATGACGATCTTCAATATGAGATCTACGAAGAAGCGCTGGGGCGGTATGAACTCATGCGCGTGAACACGGCCAGCGAAGCTTTGAAATCGATCGCCAGGACACCACCGAATCTTATCATCCTCGATCACATCCTGGGGAAGGGAGAACTCGGCCTCGATTACCTGGCGGAATTCAAGGAGCTGCTGCCCCATGTGCCGATCATTGTCGTCTCTGGCGCGCTGGAAGCACACCAGCAAATCCATGCGCTGCAGGGACCGCGCCGCGCCCACTACTGCATTACGAAGCCCGTGGATTTGAACGAGCTGCGGCGGACCGTCGAGACGGCGCTGGCCGAGTGCGGTGAGGCCGAGGTCGTGCGGCAGTTCGAGGCATTGGAACGGTCCCGGCGCGTGGATGTGGAGGATTTGCTGAGCCGTTCCACGGACCGGTTGAGCCGCCAGACGCAAATTCGTCAAATGCTCGCGCGTGCGGGCGAGCGTCCGAATATTTCCGCGCTGTCGCGACAGTTCAAGGTCGCCCGGCGCACGATCATTCGTGATTTGCAGGAGCTCATTCGACGTGGTGAGCTTGGGGCCGAGGTTTATCCGAAATGGCAGAGCGAAGAAGACGATGGCGAAGATTGA
- a CDS encoding PIG-L family deacetylase, which translates to MKILFVHAHFDDYEFTAAGTFEMWRRKLGDQLRARVIVCTDGKAGHHARTREETGKLRLQEQRASAKIGGYEFATLRYPNGRVPREACLQPGTDLLAALWQVIREFEPDYLFCPPWPAEPLAGIHIDHVAVAETIRKVAYMINVPHAFTPEFPADETKSKPCKVPVILNVYDGYMFGANAYDLAVEVEDAFDQVCAMSWCHQSQIAEWLPWVGRHDLKPPGSHAAWRDALRRRFLRRNRELGINSKRALEVFTVTAWGGIPDYRQLLADFPKLLAQRARLDRLRNRLGRWRVV; encoded by the coding sequence ATGAAAATCCTTTTTGTCCACGCGCACTTCGACGACTACGAGTTCACCGCGGCCGGGACGTTCGAAATGTGGAGGCGAAAACTCGGTGATCAACTGCGCGCCAGAGTGATCGTCTGCACCGATGGCAAAGCCGGTCACCATGCCCGGACGCGGGAGGAGACCGGAAAACTGCGGCTGCAGGAGCAACGGGCCTCCGCGAAAATCGGCGGTTACGAGTTTGCCACATTGCGTTATCCGAATGGCCGGGTTCCACGCGAGGCCTGTTTGCAACCGGGCACCGATTTGTTGGCGGCGCTGTGGCAGGTCATTCGCGAGTTCGAGCCGGATTACCTCTTCTGCCCTCCGTGGCCCGCTGAACCGTTGGCGGGCATTCATATCGATCATGTCGCCGTGGCTGAGACGATTCGCAAGGTCGCTTACATGATCAATGTACCGCATGCGTTCACGCCCGAATTTCCCGCGGACGAAACGAAATCAAAACCCTGCAAGGTGCCGGTCATACTGAACGTTTACGATGGCTACATGTTCGGCGCGAATGCGTACGACCTGGCCGTCGAAGTCGAGGACGCGTTTGACCAGGTGTGCGCGATGAGCTGGTGCCATCAGTCGCAAATAGCGGAATGGCTGCCTTGGGTGGGACGGCACGACTTGAAGCCGCCCGGCTCGCACGCTGCGTGGAGGGACGCGCTTCGTCGGCGGTTTCTCCGGCGCAATCGCGAACTCGGCATCAACTCAAAGAGGGCATTGGAAGTGTTCACGGTGACGGCGTGGGGCGGAATTCCAGACTACCGACAGTTGCTGGCCGATTTTCCGAAGCTGTTGGCGCAGCGGGCACGGTTGGATCGACTCCGCAACCGCCTGGGCCGGTGGCGTGTCGTGTAA
- a CDS encoding 3-hydroxyacyl-ACP dehydratase FabZ family protein has protein sequence MNASLSEAMARLPHGPEFRFLDRLVSLEPGANGIGEYTVRGDEPFLHGHFPGEPMMPGVLLVEAAAQLAGTVAQSDPRVPPMPGLKLTAIRAAKITGSARPGETIRLEARVLGRMGNLVQAGATASTGGRIVLQCELTLSGDSPSQ, from the coding sequence ATGAACGCCTCTCTTTCCGAAGCCATGGCCCGCCTGCCTCACGGCCCCGAGTTCCGTTTCCTTGACCGGCTCGTGAGTCTGGAGCCGGGCGCGAACGGCATCGGAGAATACACGGTGCGCGGTGACGAGCCGTTTCTACACGGGCATTTTCCGGGTGAACCGATGATGCCCGGCGTATTGCTCGTCGAAGCTGCGGCGCAACTCGCCGGCACCGTTGCGCAAAGTGATCCACGAGTCCCGCCCATGCCCGGCTTGAAGCTGACGGCGATCCGTGCTGCAAAAATTACCGGCAGCGCACGGCCCGGCGAGACCATCCGTCTCGAAGCCCGGGTGTTGGGTCGAATGGGGAATCTGGTGCAGGCAGGGGCAACCGCGAGCACCGGAGGGAGAATCGTTCTGCAATGTGAATTGACGTTGAGCGGCGACTCACCTTCGCAGTAG